Part of the Janibacter alkaliphilus genome is shown below.
GTTCCTGCCGGTCTCGGCCGGCGACCTGCTCGTGTCCATCCTGCAGGTCGTGCTCGTGCCCGTGCTGGCCGGCGTCCTGCTCGCGGCTACCCTGCCGCGGCTCGTGGAGCGGGTCACGCCCGCGCTGCCCCTGCTCTCGGTGACCGGGATCGCTGTCGTCGTGGCCGTGGTCGTCGCCGGCAGCGCCGACGCGGTCCTCCAGGTGGGTCTGCTCGTCGTGCTGGCGGTCGTGCTGCACAACGGTCTCGGTCTGGCCCTCGGCTACGCGGTGGCCCGGCTGTGCCGGATGCCGGTCACCAGCCGCCGTGCGGTCAGCCTTGAGGTGGGCATGCAGAACTCCGGGCTGGCCGCCACCCTGGCCGGGATCCACTTCTCCCCGGTGGCGGCGCTCCCGGCGGCGGTCTTCTCCGTGTGGCACAACGTCTCGGGCTCGGCCCTGGCCTCCTGGTGGGCCCGGCGCCCGCCGGAGCCGCCCGGCTCGGCGGACGAGGACGACTCAGCACCGGGCACTACCCTGAGCACGTGAGCGAATCCATCACCTACGCCGCCGCCGGGGTCGACGTCGAGGCCGGTGACAAGGCCGTCGAGCTGATGAAGGCCTCGGTCGCCCGGGCCACCCGCCCCGAGGTGCTCGGCGGGCTCGGCGGCTTCGCCGGGATGTTCGACGCCAGCGCGCTGCAGGGGATGCGCCGACCCGTGCTGGCCACCTCCACCGACGGGGTCGGCACGAAGGTGGCCGTCGCCCAGGCGATGGACGTGCACGACACCATCGGCCACGACCTCGTCGGCATGGTCGTCGACGACATCGTCGTCTGCGGTGCCGAGCCGCTCTTCATGACCGACTACATCGCCACCGGCCGGGTCGTCCCCGAGCGGATCGCCGCGCTGGTCTCCGGCATCGCCGCGGCCTGCGAGACCGCCCGGGTGGCGCTGCTCGGCGGCGAGACCGCCGAGCACCCGGGGCTGCTGGCCGCCGACGAGTACGACGTGGCCGGCGCGGCCACCGGCGTCGTCGAGCACGAGGACGTCCTGGGCCCGCAGCGGGTGCGCCCCGGCGACGTCGTGCTCGCCCTGGCCTCCTCCGGGCTGCACTCCAACGGCTACTCCCTGGTGCGGGCCGTGCTCGCCTCGGCCGGGTGGGAGCTCGACCGGCACGTCGACGAGCTCGGCCGCACCGTCGGCGAGGAGATCCTCACCCCGACCCGGGTCTACGCCGCCGACCTCGTCGACCTGCTGCGCACCGACGGCGTCGAGGTGCACGCGCTCAGCCACGTCACCGGCGGCGGCCTGGCCGCCAACCTCGCCCGGGTGCTCCCCGCCGGGGTGCTCGCCCGGGTCGACCGGGCCACGTGGACCCCGCCGCCGGTCTTCGACCTGGTGGGACGGCTCGGTCAGGTGCCGCGCGCCGATCTCGAGCGCACCCTCAACCTCGGGGTCGGCTTCGTCGCGGTGCTGCCGGGCGCCTCCGTCGATGCCGCCACCACCCACCTGCAGGCCCGCGGCATCGATACCTGGGTGCTCGGCGAGGTGCACGACGCGGCCTCGGCACCGACGCAGGACGGCGTCGAGATCGTCCAGGGGGCGAAGGGGGTCGACGGCGGCGCGGTGCAGGTCGTCGGCGAGCATCCGGCCGGAGCATGACCCAGCCGACCGCGGCCGAGGCCCCCGACGAGGGGGTACGCCTGCTGGTCGCCGACGCCGACCCGCAGCATCGCTCCAGCCTCGTCGTGGCGCTCTCGGTCGAGCGGGACGTCGAGCTGCTGGCGCCGGTGCCGACGGTGGCCGCGCTGACCGTGCGCGCCCCGGAGGCCGACGTCGTGCTGCTCGTCGGGGACCTCGGCAGCGATCTCGGCGAGGCCGAGCTGGTGGCGCGGCTGCGCCACCACGCCCCGGCCTGGGTGGTGCTCACCCGGGGATCGGACGCCGGCGGCAGCTCCGTGGACGCGGTGCTGGCCGCCGGGGCGCACGGAGGCCTGGTGCTCACCAGCACCCCGCTGCAGATCGCTGCCGGGGTGCGGGCAGCGGCCCGCGGCGAGCGACCGCCGGCGGTGGACCCGCCCACCGGCCCGCTGGTGCAGCGCCGCCACCAGGACAGCACGCTGACCCGCCGGGAGATCGAGGTGCTGCGCCTGGTCGGCGAGGGGCTGGGCAACCAGCGGATCGCCGACCGGCTCTACCTCAGCGTCTCCAGCGTGAAGTCGCACCTGTCGCACACGTACGGCCGCCTCGGGGTGAACCAGCGTGAGGCCGCGGTGGCCGAGGCGCGTCGGCGCGGTCTCATGTGAGCCGACCGTGCGCCGGCCGCCCGTGGCGACGGCAGGACGACGCCGGGCGTGCCCGGGGTCGGCGTGGAGATCAGGTCAGCGGCGACGGTCCGAGGACCACTGGTCGTCGTCGTCATCATCGTCCCACCGCGAACGGCCCTCGTCGGACTCGGTGTCGGCGGAACTGGACTGCCCGTGGAGTTCCCGCTCAAGCGCACTGAGGTCCGTCTCCGGCGAGTAGTACTTCAGCTCGCGGGCGACCTTCGTCTGCTTGGCCTTCGCTCGGCCGCGCCCCATGGCGTGACCCCCTCATACGTCGTAGCGGGCCGGCCGTGAGCGGCCGCCCCATGACGGAGCGGCACAGATCAGCGGCGGACCCGGTCTGTGTGGTGTGTCGTGGGTCCAACCGTACACGGTCGGCCGGGTGCGACGCGCGCCTGCCCGACCCGGGGCGTCCCGCCGGGCCGCTCGTCGGCCGGGTCGGCGGCCGGTCCCGGGAGGGGCATACTGAGCGGGCTGCCCCGCCGCACGAGGAGGTCCCCGCCCATGGTCACCGCGGTGAGTGCCGACGCCACCGTCTCGCTCTTCTGGATCGCCCTCGCGGCGGCGCTCGCCCCGCTGATCGGTCGCGCCGCCCGGGGCGCCCTGCCGCAGGCCGTGCTGCTGCTGCTCGCCGGGGTGCTCATCGGTCCCAGCGTGCTCGGCCTGGCCGCCGAGACCGACCTGGAGCTGGTCCGCGAGCTCGGCCTGGGGCTGCTCTTCCTGCTCGCCGGCTTCGAGGTGGACACCGACAGCCTGCGCGGTCGGCAGGGCACCTGGGCGTCGGTGACCTGGCTGCTCAGCTGGCTCGCGGCGCTCGGCCTGGTGCTCGCCGTCGGACCCGACATCGACACCACCGCGGCGATCGCGCTGGCCATCGCGCTGACCTCGACCGCCCTGGGCACCCTGCTGCCGATCCTCCAGGAGCGCGGGCTGATGGGCAGCCCGATCGGCCGCGGGGTGATGGTCCACGGCGCCATCGGCGAGCTGCTGCCGGTGCTGGCCATGGCGATCCTGCTCGGCAGCAAGGCTCCCCTGGTGACCGTGCTGCTGCTCGTCGGCTTCGCGCTGGTCACCGTGGCGGCGGCGGTGGTGCCGCGGCGCTTCCTGCGCCGAGCGCCACAGGTCTACCACTCGATCGTCGGCACCTCCGGCGGCACCACCCAGACCACGCTGCGGCTGCTGATGACCCTGCTGCTAGGCCTGATGGCCCTCGCCGCCCTCATGGACGTCGACGTCGTCCTCGGCGCCTTCGCCGCCGGGGTGGTCATCCGCCGCCTGGCCGGGCCGGACACCGAGGATCTCGAGGGTCGGCGCAACCTGCTCGCGCACAGCTTCTTCGTGCCGGCGTTCTTCGTACTCTCCGGCATGAGCATCGGGCTGGCCGACGTCGTCGAGGCCCCCTGGTTCGTCGTCAGCACGCTGCTGCTCATCGTGCTGCTGCGCGGCGGCGGGATCTGGCTCACCGAGCGGCTCGTGGACACCTGCTCCGGGCTGCGCACCCCGCGCGAGCGGGCCGCGCTCAGCCTCTACGGGGCCACCGGGCTGCCGATCATCGTCGCGGTCACCGAGGTCGCCGTCAGCAGCGACCTCATGCCCGAGGAGGTCGCCGGCGCGGCGCCGACCACCGAGGCCGTCCGGTGACCGGGGGCGGCCGGCGGGCGCTGGTGGTCACCGTCGTGCACCACCCCGAGGACTCCCGGATCCGGCACCGCGAGATCGGTGCGCTGCTCGACGCCGGCTGGCAGGTCACCTACGCCGCCCCCTTCGCCGCGCACGGGGAGCCGGCGCGCACCGACCGGCCCGGCCTGACCGCGGTGGACCTGCCGCGGGCCGCCGGCCGGCGCCGGCTGCGGGCGGCCCGCGCCGCCCGCACCCTGCTGCGCGAGCAAGGACCGCAGCACGACGTCGTGCTGGTGCACGACCCCGAGCTGCTGCTCGCCGCCACCGGGCTGGGCCTGGACCACCTCGTCTGGGACGTCCACGAGGACGCCGCCGGGGCGCTGGCGGTCAAGGAGTGGATGCCCGCGCCGCTGCGCCGCCCCGTCGCCGCGGCCTGGCGGGTGGCCGAGCGTCGCGCCGAGCGGCGGTGGCCGCTGCTGCTGGCCGAGCACGCCTACGCCGACCGCTTCGCCCGGCCCCACCCGGTCGTGCCGAACGCCGTGCTCCTCCCCGAGACCGTCCCCGCCGGCGGCGACCGGGTGGTCTACATCGGCAACCTCACCCTGGCTCGCGGGGTCGCCGAGATGGTCGACGCGGCGCGGCGGCTGCACCGGGCCGGCGACGGGCAGCTCCTCGTCGAGATCGTCGGACCGGCCCGCGACGAGACGTCGCGAGAGATGCTGCAGCGGGCGCACGACGACGGGGTGCTGCGCTGGCGCGGCTTCCTCCCGGCGGCCGAGGCGATGCCGCTGCTCGACGGTGCGCTGGCCGGGCTGTCGCTGCTGGCCGACCTGCCGAACTACCGCGGGTCGATGCCGACGAAGGTGGTCGAGTACCTCGCCCACGGCGTGCCGGCGATCACCACCGGGCTGCCGCTGGCGGTCGAGCTGGTCGAGGCCGCCGAGGCCGGGCTGGTGGTCCCCTTCGGTGACGGCGAGGCCGCGGCCGAGGCGGTGCTGACGCTGTGGCGCGACCCGGAGCGGGCCGCGGCGATGGGCGCGCGGGGACGCGCGCTGGTGCGCGAGCGCTACGACTGGGCGGTCGGCGGACCCGCCTTCGTCGCCGCGCTGGAGTCGGTGGCCGAGGCCTCCTCGCCGCGCGGCTGAGCCCCGTCGCCCTCCGGGAGTAGCAGCTGCCCGAGCTGGGCGCGCACCTCGGCCCGGACGGTGCCGACCCCGCCGACCAGCGCGAAGGAGTCCGGGCGCCGGGCGCGGATCTCGGTCGCGATCACCGCGGGCACCTGGTCGGTGCGCACCAGGTAGAGAGGCTCCCCGGTCCGTCCGGAGACCGCCAGCGCGGTCAGCTGCTCCAGGCCCGCGTTGATCGGTGCCACGATCAGCCGCCCGCCGGGCGGGGTCTCTCCCCAGCAGCGCGCCACCCGGAGCATCGCGCCCTCGTGCGCCTGCCAGGAGACGGACCGGCCGCTGGCGTCGGCGAGCACCTCGAGCGCCCGCGGCGACCAGTCCTCGGGCCCGCCCTCGAGCACCAGCGTCACCGGGGCGGTCTCGCGGACGGCCTCGAGCAGGTCCGGGTGGGGCTGGTCGGGGTCGGCGACGAGCAGCGCCCGGTGGTGCTGGGCGGCGACCACCCCGATCGACAGGGCGGTGGTGTCGTTGGGCGGCATGGTCACGTGGATGCGGTCGTCGTCCCCCGGGGGGAAGGCCCGCAGCAGCGCCGCCGAGGTCTGCGCCGGGTCGTCCGAGCCGATCCGCTCGACCGGGCCGTCGACGATCTCGGCGACCTTCTCCGCGGTGTCCCCGCGCACCATCTCCTCGCCGCCGACGACGACCACCCGACCGGGCTGCAGCCGGGTCAGCTGCTCGCGGGCCGACCCGGGCAGCGCGCTGGGCCGGGTCCAGACCAGCGGCCAGCCCAGCCGGGCGGCGACCGGGGCAGCGGCCCGGGCGTGCGCCATCCGGTGCGAGCTGACGAGGAAGCACCCCTCGACCGGCGCCTGGTAGCTGTGCAGGGTCGCCGACGCGGCGGCCTCGAAGCGGTTCGACCCGCCCCAGCGCTCCACCCCGGCGACCTCCGGCTCGGCCGGCTCGGTGCTCGCTTTCGTCCGCCGGGGCTGGGTGGCCTCGTACTCCGGCATGACCTCTTCGGTCGGGCCGTCCATGATGAGCCGGCCGCGGTCCATCCACAGCACCCGGTCGCAGATCTGACGGATGTTGGAGTTGGAGTGGCTGACCAGGAAGACGGTCCCGGCCTGCTCCCGGATCTGGGCGATCCGCTCGGCCGAGCGCTGCCGGAACTCGGCGTCGCCGGTGGCCAGCGCCTCGTCGATCATCAGCACGTCCGGGGCGGCCGCGGTGGAGATGGCGAAGCGTAGCCGCGCACCCATCCCGGAGGAGTAGGTGCCCATCGGCAGGTAGACCGCGTCACCGATCCCGGAGAACTCGACGATGTCGTCGAAGCGCTCGCGGATCTGCTGGGTGCTCAGGCCGAGCGCCTCGCCGCCGATGTAGATGTTCCGCTCCCCGCTGAGCTTGTTCATCAGCACCGCGTTCACCCCGAGCAGGGAGGGCTCGCCGGCCACCCAGAGCCGGCCCGAGGTCGGCGGGATCAGCCCGGCGACCGCCCGCAGCAGGGTGGACTTGCCGGACCCGTTGCGGCCGATGATGCCGATCGACTCGCCGTGGTGGGCGACGAAGGAGACGTCCTGCACCGCGGCGATCTCGCGGTAGCCGATCGACGGGCGCCCGCGCGCCAGCATCCGCCGCAGCCGCGGTGACTCGCCCTGCCCGGCGGCCGGTCCGCGCCGGCCGGAGCCGAGCACCCGGTAGGTGACGTCGAGGTGGCTGACCACGACCGTGGGGGTCCGGTCCTGGCCGGTCGGCTCAGCCACGGCCGTACCTCGCCTCGTCCCACCAGAAGACGACCAGCCCGACGAGCAGCGTGCCCACCGCCCAGGCCGCCAGCGTGAGCCACTGCATCGGCTGCAGCGGGAAGGCCTCGCCGCCCATCAGCGCCTGCCGGCCGGTGTCCAGGCACAGCGCGAAGGGCTGGTTGACGAGGATCGCCCCCCACGGCTCGCCGAGCTCGGCGCCGTAGTGCGAGACCGGGAAGAAGACCCCGGAGACGTAGCGCAGCATCCGCACGATCACCGGGATGAGGTTGCCCAGGTCGCGGGAGGCGTTGACCACCCGGGCGCCGATCAGCGCCAGCCCGAGCAGGAAGAGCCCCTGCAGGCCGACGGCCACCGGGAAGAGCAGCCACTCCCAGCTCGGGGTTTCGCCGGTGACGAGGACGACGACGAAGAGCAGCGCGAAGCCGGGGGCCGCGGTGAGCAGCTCGCGCAGGGTCACCGAGATCGGCAGGATCGCCCGCGGGAAGTGCAGCGCCCGGACGAGGTTGATGTTGCCGGTGATCGCCTTCGCTCCCGAGGTGATCACCGAGGAGGTGAAGCTGAAGAGCACCACCCCGATCGCCAGGAAGGCGATGAAGTTCTCGACGTTGCCGCGGGTGCCCAGGACCAGCCCGAAGATGACGAAGTAGCTGCCGATGAGCAGCAGCGGGTTGAGCACCGCCCACAGCTGACCGAGGTGGTTGCCCTCGTTCTGGGCGTAGGACTGCGCGCGGGAGAGGGTCCAGACGAAGGACCGCCGGTCCCACAGGTCGCGCAGGTACCGGCGCAGCGGCGGTCGCTCACCGAGGGTGCGCAGGCCGTGGCGCTCGGCGAGCGCCGCAGCCTCCGCACCGGACAGCGCCGGGGGGAGGGAGGCCCGCTGCGGGGCCTCGGTCACAGGCGCTCGACCTTCTCGCCGTCGTCGGCGACGCCGCGGGTGTCGAAGAACCGCTTCGAGGCCGCGGCGAGGGCGTCCACGTCGTAGCTCTTGTGGTTCTGCACGAGGATGGTCAGGTCCGCGTCGGCGATCGCGGCGTCGAGGTCGTCGACCTTGCGGGCCCGGTCACCCAGAGCCCGCCACTGCTCGACCCGGGAGTCGTGGAAGACGACGGTCGCGCCCTTCGCCAGCAGCTGCTGGGCCAGCGGCACGGCCGGGCTCTCCCGCTGGTCGGCGATGTCCGGCTTGTAGGTCACCCCGAGCAGCAGCACGGTCGAGCCGTTGAGGGCCTTGCCGTCGCCGTTGAGGATGTCCTGGGCGCGGTGCACGACGTAGGCCGGCATGGTCGCGTTGATCTCCTGCGCCAGCTCGACGAAGCGGAAGGGGTAGCCCAGCTTCGCCCGGACGTTGTAGGAGAGGTAGTTCGGGTCGATCGGGATGCAGTGCCCGCCGACGCCGGGACCGGGGTAGAAGGCCTGGAAGCCGAACGGCTTGGTCTTGGCGGCCGCGATGACGTCCCACAGGTCGATGCCCAGGTCGTGGCAGAAGCGGGCCATCTCGTTGACCAGGGCGATGTTGATGTGCCGGTAGGTGTTCTCCAGCAGCTTCGCCGTCTCCGCCTCCCGGGTGCCCTTGGCGCGCACCACGGTGTCGACGAACTGGCCGTAGAAGGCGGCCGCGGCGTCGCCGCACGCGGGGGTGTGCCCGCCGACCACCTTCGGGGTGTTCTTGGCCCCGAACTCCTGGTTGCCCGGGTCGATCCGCTCCGGGGAGAAGGCGAGGTGGAAGTCGGTGCCGGCGACCAGGCCGCTGGCCTCCAGCGCCGGGCGGACCACCTCGTCGGTGGTGCCCGGGTAGGTCGTCGACTCGAGGATGATCGTCTGGCCGGCGCGCAGGTGCTGGGCGATGGTGTCCACCGCGGCCCGCACCGGGCCCAGGTCGGGGCCGCCGTCCTCGGACAGCGGGGTCGGCACGCAGATGACGATCGTGCTCACCTCGCCCAGCCGGGAGGGGTCGGTGGTGGCCTCGAAGCCGGCCTCGGTCATCTCGGCGATGTCGCCGTCGGAGAGGTCGTCGACGTGCGAGCGGCCGGCGTTGAGGCCGTCGACCACCCGCTGGCTCACGTCGAAGCCGAGGACCTTCAGCCCCACCCGGGAGGCTTCCTCGGCGAGGGGGAGGCCCACGTACCCGAGGCCGATGATTGCGACGTCGGACGCCACTGGCTACTCCTTCGACTGGTGCTCCGCGACGACGTCGCGGTAGATCTCCTGGTACCGGCCGGCCGCAGCCGCCCACGTGCGGTGCTGGACGACCCAGTCGCGCCCGCGGGCGCCCAGGGCCGTCCTGTCCGGGCGAGCATACAACCGGGCCAGCGCCGCCACCCAGGCCGCGACGTCGTCGGGCGCGGCGACCAGGCCCGCCCCGGAGGCGTCGACCAGCTCGCGCAGCGGGGGCAGGTCGCTCAGGACCACCGGACGACCGGTGGCCAGCGCCTCCAGCGGCTTCAGCGGCGGGACCAGCTCGGTGACCGGGGTGCGCCGTCGCGGCACGCAGAAGACGTCGATCGCGGCGTGGTAGCGGCGCACCTGGGCGTGCGGCACCGCCCCGGTGAGGATGACGTCGTCGCGCCCGGCGGCCGCCGCGGCCAGCTCGGCGCGGGCCGGTCCGTCGCCGACGACCAGCACCCGCGCCCGCTCGTGGCCCGGCTGCTCGCGCAGCCGCGCCACGGCCTCCAGCAGCAGGTCGACGCCCTCGTAGCCGTTGAGGGTGCTGACCACCCCGTAGACGACGTCCTCGGGAGCCAGCCCCAGCTCCGCGCGCAGCTCGTCCGCGGCGGGCGGCTCACCGACGAAGTCGTCGCCGACGGCGTTGCCGACGACGTGCACCCGCTCCTGGGGCACGCCGCGGTCGAGGATGTCCTCGCGCATCGACGCGCTGAGCGTGACCACCGCGTCGGCGGCGTGCATGCACTCGGTCTCGGCGCGCTTGAAGAGCCGGTACTCGTCGGCGGCCGGGTCGCCGCCACGGCTGCGCCAGGTCTCCTCGATGAAGCCGCGGACCTCGTAGATCACCGGGATGCCCAGCCGTCGCCCGGCGACGATCGCCGCCTGGGCGTTGTCGTGCCGGCTGTGCGCGTGGATGATCCCCGGTCGCTGCTGGGCGGCCAGCGCGGTGACCGCGTCGGCGTAGCGGTCCAGGCGCTCCCCGGCCGAGGACGGCAGCAGCCGGGCCGGGAGGATCCGCTGGTAGTCGACGCCGTCGAGCAGCACCTCCCCGGGGGCGGCCAGCGCGCCGGAGTCGACCGGGAAGCCGGGCCGGGTGATCACCGTGGCGGCGGTGCCGGCGGCGACCTGGGCGCGGGCGATGCCGTGGGTGCGCAGCGTGTAGCCGGCCTGCACCTCGGGCAGCGCGTTGTAGGCGACGTGCAGCACCCGGTCTGGGGTCGAGCACCCGCTGCGCGCGTGGTGGTCGGCCGGGACCCGCGGCGGGCCGGGCGGCACCCGGGAGATGCGGCCGAGCGCGTCGAGCGCGGAGAGGTCTCCGGCGATCCGCCGCCGCAGGCTGTCGGTGGCGGCGTCGGTGGTCCCGACGAGCGCGTCCAGCGCCGCCCGGTGGTGCCCCTGGGCGTGCCGCAGCAGCGCGGTCAGCCGGACCTGCGCCGGGTCGTCCTCGGGCAGCCGGGCCAGCGCGTCGGCGGTGACCTGCACCAGGCCGAGCGCCGCCGCGGCCGCCGCCGCCTCCCGGACCTGCGCGGGCTCGCCGGTGGCGACGAGCTCCCGGAGGGTCTCCTCGGCGGCGGCCCGCTCACCCTGCGCGGCGACCGCCAGCGGCGCCAGCGCCGGGTGCCCGAGCGTCCCGGCCCTGGCGGCGACGGCCCGCCGCAGCGGAGGGGGCGCGGCGCGCAGGGCGACCGAGGCCCCCTTCCACCGGTCCCGGCCGAGGTGGCGCCAGGCCACCGAGGCGGTCACCGGGAGGTTGCGCACGGCCCGCGCGCCGCCGATCAGCGACCCGATCACGGGTGCGCCACCCGCCGCGCGGGGTGGTCGGTCGGGGCGGCTCACCGTGTCAGACTATGACGCGGCTCATCACGGGACGGTCACGGCCTGGCGTGGGCCGTCCCCAGCCCCGAGCAGAAGGCAGCAGATGGCACCCCTGGTCCTGCACGTCACCGGCGCCCGCCCGAACTTCCCCAAGGCGGCCCCCGTCCTGGAGGCGCTCGCGGCCTACCCGGTCGAGCAGCTGCTGGTGCACACCGGCCAGCACTACGACGACAAGATGTCCGACATCTTCTTCCGCCAGCTGGGCATCCCCAAGCCGGACGTCAACCTCGGCGTCGGCTCCGGCGCGCACGGCGCCCAGACCGCGAAGGTCATGGAGGCCCTGGAGGAGCTCTTCACCGAGCGGCGCCCCGACCTCGTCGTCGTCTACGGCGACGTCAACTCCACCGTCGCCGCCGCGCTGGTCGCCTCGAAGATGGGCATCACCTTCGCGCACGTCGAGGCCGGGCTGCGCTCCTTCGACATGTCGATGCCCGAGGAGATCAACCGGCTGGTCACCGACCGGCTCTCCGACCTGCTGCTGACCACCAGCCCGGACGCGGTCGCCCACCTCGGCAACGAGGGCACCGCCCCGGAGAAGATCCACCTCGTCGGCAACCCGATGATCGACACCCTGCTGAAGAACGAGGCCCGCTTCGACGCCGCCGCGGCCCGCGCCGACGTCGGCATCGAGGGCGACTACGTCGTGGCCACCCTGCACCGTCCCGGCAACGTCGACGACCCGGAGGACGTCAAGGCGCTCGTCGCGGCGATGCACGCGGTCGCCGACCAGGCCCAGGTGGTCATCCCGCTGCACCCGCGCGGCCGGGCCCGGCTGGAGCAGGCCGGCTTCCTCGACCACCCGGGCATGCGGGTCATCGACCCGCTCGGCTACATCGAGTTCATGGGCCTGGTCCGCGGCGCCGCCGCGGTGGTCACCGACTCCGGCGGCGTGCAGGAGGAGACCACCATCCTCGGCGTGCCGTGCCTGACCCTGCGGCCGAACACCGAGCGCCCGGTGACCATCACCGACGGCACCAACCAGCTGGTCACCCGCGAGGTGCTCGCCGAGCGGGTCCGCGAGGTGCTGGCCACCGGCCCGCTGCAGCAGTGGCCCACCCCGCCGCTGTGGGACGGGCACGCCGGTGAGCGGATCGCGAAGATCCTCGCCCGGGCGGTGGGAGCCGCCGAGCCGGTGCGGGCGTGACCGCGCGGCAGGAGGCGGCCGCCGCGTCGAGCGGCGCTCGCGACGCCCGCGACCAGGACGAGGACGGCAGCGGGGTCGCCCGCAGC
Proteins encoded:
- a CDS encoding glycosyltransferase: MSRPDRPPRAAGGAPVIGSLIGGARAVRNLPVTASVAWRHLGRDRWKGASVALRAAPPPLRRAVAARAGTLGHPALAPLAVAAQGERAAAEETLRELVATGEPAQVREAAAAAAALGLVQVTADALARLPEDDPAQVRLTALLRHAQGHHRAALDALVGTTDAATDSLRRRIAGDLSALDALGRISRVPPGPPRVPADHHARSGCSTPDRVLHVAYNALPEVQAGYTLRTHGIARAQVAAGTAATVITRPGFPVDSGALAAPGEVLLDGVDYQRILPARLLPSSAGERLDRYADAVTALAAQQRPGIIHAHSRHDNAQAAIVAGRRLGIPVIYEVRGFIEETWRSRGGDPAADEYRLFKRAETECMHAADAVVTLSASMREDILDRGVPQERVHVVGNAVGDDFVGEPPAADELRAELGLAPEDVVYGVVSTLNGYEGVDLLLEAVARLREQPGHERARVLVVGDGPARAELAAAAAGRDDVILTGAVPHAQVRRYHAAIDVFCVPRRRTPVTELVPPLKPLEALATGRPVVLSDLPPLRELVDASGAGLVAAPDDVAAWVAALARLYARPDRTALGARGRDWVVQHRTWAAAAGRYQEIYRDVVAEHQSKE
- the wecB gene encoding non-hydrolyzing UDP-N-acetylglucosamine 2-epimerase; the protein is MAPLVLHVTGARPNFPKAAPVLEALAAYPVEQLLVHTGQHYDDKMSDIFFRQLGIPKPDVNLGVGSGAHGAQTAKVMEALEELFTERRPDLVVVYGDVNSTVAAALVASKMGITFAHVEAGLRSFDMSMPEEINRLVTDRLSDLLLTTSPDAVAHLGNEGTAPEKIHLVGNPMIDTLLKNEARFDAAAARADVGIEGDYVVATLHRPGNVDDPEDVKALVAAMHAVADQAQVVIPLHPRGRARLEQAGFLDHPGMRVIDPLGYIEFMGLVRGAAAVVTDSGGVQEETTILGVPCLTLRPNTERPVTITDGTNQLVTREVLAERVREVLATGPLQQWPTPPLWDGHAGERIAKILARAVGAAEPVRA